One genomic segment of Stigmatopora argus isolate UIUO_Sarg chromosome 18, RoL_Sarg_1.0, whole genome shotgun sequence includes these proteins:
- the chatb gene encoding choline O-acetyltransferase b: protein MSRLERDADTAAREGLPKVPVPPLKQTLDTYLKCVQHLVKDEQFRKTRAIVEKFGAPGGVGEVLQKKLLERRDKTENWVYDYWLEDMYLSNRLALPVNSSPAMVFPKQDFKDHKEALRYGARLVRGVLEYKALVDAQALPAEFARGQLAGTPLCMEQYSRLFTSYRSPGLKTDTLKIHSHAAASETSAHIIVACQNQFFAMDVVANGKPFAETELLSQLETIASMAANVAERCPPLGILTSDGRTEWARARDILTRDQTNKDSLALFETCMCVLCLDEASGRKPTDTNRALLMLHGGGREKNGANRWYDKSMQFVVGMDGICGAVCEHSAFEGVVLVQCSEYLTKHIARTALETGKPSSTRKLRPPRRLLWKCDAEIQGLLLASEERLQRLVNNLDMDVFTFRGYGKEFIKKQKMSPDAFVQVALQLAFFKCSGKLVSTYESASIRRFRDGRVDNIRSATVEALAFVQAMTDERKLYTETEKMKRLREAINAQTNYTIAAITGMAIDNHLLGLLRSAKELNMERPEIFSDETYVASNQFILSTSQVPTTVEMFCCYGPVVANGYGACYNPQPDHVVFCVSSFWESTQTSSAVFVKALNEGLLEIRDLCDICGATADISKGRQGAGDRSGN from the exons ATGTCTCGTTTGGAGAGAGATGCGGACACGGCAGCCCGAGAA GGGTTGCCAAAGGTCCCCGTGCCCCCGTTGAAGCAAACGCTGGACACCTACCTGAAATGCGTGCAGCACTTGGTGAAGGACGAGCAGTTCCGCAAAACTCGGGCTATCGTGGAGAAGTTTGGGGCGCCCGGCGGCGTTGGCGAGGTTCTTCAAAAGAAGCTCCTGGAGAGGCGGGACAAGACGGAAAATTGG GTCTACGACTACTGGCTGGAGGACATGTACCTGAGCAACAGGTTGGCTCTGCCGGTCAACTCTAGTCCTGCCATGGTGTTTCCCAAGCAGGACTTTAAAGATCATAAAGAGGCCTTAAG GTATGGAGCGCGTCTCGtccgaggggtgctggagtacaAGGCCCTGGTGGACGC gcAAGCGCTCCCAGCGGAGTTTGCCCGAGGCCAGCTGGCTGGGACGCCTCTGTGCATGGAGCAGTATTCCCGCCTGTTTACCTCGTACCGCTCCCCGGGCCTGAAGACAGACACGCTAAAGATCCACAGCCACGCGGCAGCCTCGGAAACGTCGGCGCACATCATTGTGGCGTGTCAAAACCAG TTTTTCGCCATGGATGTCGTGGCCAACGGCAAGCCTTTCGCCGAGACGGAGCTCTTATCCCAACTGGAGACAATTGCGTCCATGGCGGCAAACGTGGCGGAGCGATGTCCTCCGCTTGGTATCTTGACATCAGACGGTCGAACAGAATGGGCACGAGCCAGAGACATTCTTACACGAG ACCAGACCAACAAGGACTCCCTGGCCCTCTTCGAAACCTGCATGTGTGTCTTATGCCTGGACGAGGCCAGTGGACGGAAGCCCACGGATACGAACAGGGCCCTGCTGATGCTCCACGGTGGcggaagggaaaaaaacggcGCAAACCGTTGGTATGACAAGTCCATGCAG TTTGTCGTAGGAATGGACGGAATATGCGGAGCGGTGTGCGAGCACTCGGCATTTGAGGGGGTTGTACTGGTCCAGTGTTCCGAGTATTTGACCAAGCACAT AGCCAGGACCGCATTAGAGACAGGGAAGCCGTCCAGTACTCGAAAGCTTCGTCCTCCCAGGAGACTTTTATGGAAATGTGACGCTGAAATCCAGGGACTCTTGCTGGCATCCGAAGAACGGCTccagag GCTGGTGAATAATCTGGACATGGACGTTTTCACATTCAGAGGTTACGGAAAAGAATTCATCAAGAAGCAAAAGATGAGTCCAGACGCGTTTGTCCAAGTAGCCCTTCAGCTGGCATTTTTCAA GTGCAGCGGAAAACTGGTGTCGACCTATGAGAGTGCATCCATCAGGCGTTTCCGGGATGGCCGGGTGGACAACATTCGCTCGGCCACCGTTGAAGCCTTGGCTTTTGTCCAGGCCATGACGGACGAGAGGAAACTTTACACG GAAACGGAAAAAATGAAACGACTGAGGGAGGCGATAAATGCCCAGACAAATTATACAATTGCA GCTATTACAGGAATGGCTATCGACAATCATCTTCTGGGACTACTCAGAAGTGCCAAGGAACTCAACATGGAGCGTCCAGAGATCTTTAGCGACGAAACCTACGTGGCTAGTAACCAATTCATCTTGTCCACTAGTCAG GTGCCGACCACGGTGGAAATGTTCTGCTGCTACGGTCCGGTAGTGGCCAACGGCTACGGCGCTTGCTACAACCCGCAGCCAGACCACGTGGTCTTCTGCGTGTCCAGTTTCTGGGAGAGCACTCAGACCAGCTCGGCTGTTTTTGTCAAAGCGCTGAATGAGGGCTTGCTGGAAATCAGAGACTTGTGCGACATCTGCGGTGCAACCGCCGACATTTCGAAGGGCCGCCAGGGGGCTGGTGACAGATCAGGGAATTAG
- the LOC144092499 gene encoding poly(ADP-ribose) glycohydrolase isoform X2, with amino-acid sequence MNSRTKADMDGLRGVKTKSSQQKIASKQKRTINTLERWLLKPNTSELMLADGPQCPSNHSPDGQHAVSDSDDDDTQPSISQNLDCDALSIHSGSHDRLHGASATCSILRKTEKGCKGRGAEEEKDAICLGTPICELRRMPQCGKTLPPLKNVPGLHTVMIRTDLIKHATVPYPSTFEDTWDDVHVKMPFSRKNLFPVQDQESQEFQNKSRWDLIQQSLTKRICCTDELQKAILKYCASSAKKWDFTALHLYCTKVLEPAAAEHLFGCLLPNLVQLALKAPELCTKPIALLKRGVSHSISMSQEQVACLLANAFFCTFPRRNSRRSEYANYPDINFFRLFEGSSSWKTEKLKTLMCYFESIIEQKPTGVVTFTRKSLEYPPDWESSETLLTKLHIGSEGTIEDEGYGMLQVDFANAFVGGGVTSSGLVQEEIRFLINPELIASRLFTEALDHDECLIITGTQQYSKYTGYAQTYKFGGCHHDTTPRDSWQRRCTEIVAIDALPFRNYVEQFLPTRIERELNKAFCGFARPGEHADNLSAVATGNWGCGIFGGDPCLKALLQMLAAAEAGRDVAYFTFGDSQLVTDVHSMHSFLTRRRITVGEVYDLMMQYYNDVCKTCSVQQPDVSLYSFIYRQVGSCSSAR; translated from the exons ATGAATTCGAGGACAAAGGCAGACATGGATGGCTTGCGAGGTGTCAAGACAAAAAGTTCCCAACAAAAGATTGCCTCTAAGCAGAAACGGACCATCAACACTCTGGAAAGATGGTTACTGAAGCCTAACACATCTGAATTGATGCTTGCAGATGGACCTCAATGTCCCTCAAATCACTCCCCGGACGGTCAACACGCTGTTTCGGACTCCGACGACGACGACACGCAACCTTCGATATCCCAAAACTTGGACTGTGACGCCCTGTCAATCCATTCTGGAAGTCATGACAGGCTTCACG gggcttcgGCCACGTGTTCGATTCTACGCAAGACCGAAAAGGGTTGCAAAGGACGGGGCGCGGAGGAGGAAAAGGACGCCATCTGCCTCGGGACGCCGATCTGCGAGCTGAGAAGGATGCCCCAATGCGGCAAAACACTTCCTCCGCTCAAGAACGTTCCTGGTCTTCACACCGTGATGATAAGG ACAGATCTCATTAAGCACGCAACGGTTCCGTATCCTTCCACATTTGAAGATACGTGGGATGATGTCCATGTCAAAATGCCCTTTTCCAGGAAGAATTTATTCCCAGTTCAAGATCAG GAATCACaagaatttcaaaacaaaagtcgTTGGGACTTGATTCAGCAGTCTTTGACGAAAAGAATTTGCTGCACCGACGAGTTGCAG AAAGCAATATTAAAATACTGCGCATCTTCTGCAAAGAAGTGGGACTTTACTGCACTGCATTTGTACTGCACCAAG GTCCTGGAGCCTGCCGCCGCGGAACATCTGTTTGGCTGCCTGCTTCCAAACCTGGTGCAATTAGCACTGAAGGCCCCCGAGCTGTGCACCAAG CCCATAGCGCTCCTCAAGAGGGGCGTCAGCCACTCCATCAGCATGTCGCAGGAGCAGGTGGCCTGCCTGCTGGCCAACGCCTTCTTTTGCACCTTCCCGCGACGCAACTCTCGACGCAGCGAGTACGCCAACTACCCGGACATCAACTTCTTTAG GCTTTTCGAAGGGTCCTCGTCGTGGAAGACCGAGAAGTTGAAAACTctgatgtgttactttgaaagcaTTATCGAGCAGA AGCCTACTGGTGTGGTGACGTTCACACGAAAAAGCTTGGAATATCCTCCGGATTGGGAAAG CTCCGAAACCCTGCTAACAAAGCTGCACATTGGTTCTGAAGGAACCATTGAAGACGAAGGTTATGGAATGCTTCAG GTGGATTTTGCCAACGCGTTCGTGGGAGGAGGCGTCACGAGCTCGGGTCTCGTTCAAGAGGAAATCCGGTTCCTCATTAACCCAGAGCTTATTGCGTCTCGCCTATTTACTGAAGCGCTAGATCATGACGAATGTCTGATCATCACGG GTACACAGCAGTACAGTAAATACACTGGCTACGCACAAACGTACAAATTTGGCGGCTGCCATCACGACACAACTCCAAG agaCAGCTGGCAAAGACGATGCACAGAAATCGTTGCGATTGATGCTCTCCCGTTCAGGAACTACGTGGAGCAGTTTCTTCCAACGAGGATTGAACGGGAGCTCAATAAG GCCTTCTGCGGGTTTGCCCGCCCCGGAGAACACGCCGACAACCTCTCGGCGGTGGCCACGGGAAACTGGGGATGCGGGATTTTCGGAGGCGACCCCTGTCTTAAAG CGCTGCTCCAGATGCTGGCAGCTGCCGAGGCGGGACGCGATGTGGCTTATTTCACCTTTGGAGACAGCCAGCTTGTGACAGATGTCCACAGCATGCACTCCTTCCTCACACGGAGGCGCATCACTGTCG gggaggtGTACGACCTGATGATGCAGTATTACAATGACGTATGCAAGACGTGCAGTGTCCAGCAGCCTGACGTCAGCCTCTACTCCTTCATCTACAGACAGGTGGGCTCCTGCTCGTCTGCCCGGTGA
- the LOC144092499 gene encoding poly(ADP-ribose) glycohydrolase isoform X3 produces the protein MNSRTKADMDGLRDGPQCPSNHSPDGQHAVSDSDDDDTQPSISQNLDCDALSIHSGSHDRLHGSSLESLDVASSSIGPRCFSRTRITDFFSGASATCSILRKTEKGCKGRGAEEEKDAICLGTPICELRRMPQCGKTLPPLKNVPGLHTVMIRTDLIKHATVPYPSTFEDTWDDVHVKMPFSRKNLFPVQDQESQEFQNKSRWDLIQQSLTKRICCTDELQKAILKYCASSAKKWDFTALHLYCTKVLEPAAAEHLFGCLLPNLVQLALKAPELCTKPIALLKRGVSHSISMSQEQVACLLANAFFCTFPRRNSRRSEYANYPDINFFRLFEGSSSWKTEKLKTLMCYFESIIEQKPTGVVTFTRKSLEYPPDWESSETLLTKLHIGSEGTIEDEGYGMLQVDFANAFVGGGVTSSGLVQEEIRFLINPELIASRLFTEALDHDECLIITGTQQYSKYTGYAQTYKFGGCHHDTTPRDSWQRRCTEIVAIDALPFRNYVEQFLPTRIERELNKAFCGFARPGEHADNLSAVATGNWGCGIFGGDPCLKALLQMLAAAEAGRDVAYFTFGDSQLVTDVHSMHSFLTRRRITVGEVYDLMMQYYNDVCKTCSVQQPDVSLYSFIYRQVGSCSSAR, from the exons ATGAATTCGAGGACAAAGGCAGACATGGATGGCTTGCGAG ATGGACCTCAATGTCCCTCAAATCACTCCCCGGACGGTCAACACGCTGTTTCGGACTCCGACGACGACGACACGCAACCTTCGATATCCCAAAACTTGGACTGTGACGCCCTGTCAATCCATTCTGGAAGTCATGACAGGCTTCACGGTAGCAGTTTAGAGAGTCTTGATGTGGCGTCAAGTTCCATCGGCCCAAGGTGCTTCAGCAGAACCAGGATAACAGacttcttttcaggggcttcgGCCACGTGTTCGATTCTACGCAAGACCGAAAAGGGTTGCAAAGGACGGGGCGCGGAGGAGGAAAAGGACGCCATCTGCCTCGGGACGCCGATCTGCGAGCTGAGAAGGATGCCCCAATGCGGCAAAACACTTCCTCCGCTCAAGAACGTTCCTGGTCTTCACACCGTGATGATAAGG ACAGATCTCATTAAGCACGCAACGGTTCCGTATCCTTCCACATTTGAAGATACGTGGGATGATGTCCATGTCAAAATGCCCTTTTCCAGGAAGAATTTATTCCCAGTTCAAGATCAG GAATCACaagaatttcaaaacaaaagtcgTTGGGACTTGATTCAGCAGTCTTTGACGAAAAGAATTTGCTGCACCGACGAGTTGCAG AAAGCAATATTAAAATACTGCGCATCTTCTGCAAAGAAGTGGGACTTTACTGCACTGCATTTGTACTGCACCAAG GTCCTGGAGCCTGCCGCCGCGGAACATCTGTTTGGCTGCCTGCTTCCAAACCTGGTGCAATTAGCACTGAAGGCCCCCGAGCTGTGCACCAAG CCCATAGCGCTCCTCAAGAGGGGCGTCAGCCACTCCATCAGCATGTCGCAGGAGCAGGTGGCCTGCCTGCTGGCCAACGCCTTCTTTTGCACCTTCCCGCGACGCAACTCTCGACGCAGCGAGTACGCCAACTACCCGGACATCAACTTCTTTAG GCTTTTCGAAGGGTCCTCGTCGTGGAAGACCGAGAAGTTGAAAACTctgatgtgttactttgaaagcaTTATCGAGCAGA AGCCTACTGGTGTGGTGACGTTCACACGAAAAAGCTTGGAATATCCTCCGGATTGGGAAAG CTCCGAAACCCTGCTAACAAAGCTGCACATTGGTTCTGAAGGAACCATTGAAGACGAAGGTTATGGAATGCTTCAG GTGGATTTTGCCAACGCGTTCGTGGGAGGAGGCGTCACGAGCTCGGGTCTCGTTCAAGAGGAAATCCGGTTCCTCATTAACCCAGAGCTTATTGCGTCTCGCCTATTTACTGAAGCGCTAGATCATGACGAATGTCTGATCATCACGG GTACACAGCAGTACAGTAAATACACTGGCTACGCACAAACGTACAAATTTGGCGGCTGCCATCACGACACAACTCCAAG agaCAGCTGGCAAAGACGATGCACAGAAATCGTTGCGATTGATGCTCTCCCGTTCAGGAACTACGTGGAGCAGTTTCTTCCAACGAGGATTGAACGGGAGCTCAATAAG GCCTTCTGCGGGTTTGCCCGCCCCGGAGAACACGCCGACAACCTCTCGGCGGTGGCCACGGGAAACTGGGGATGCGGGATTTTCGGAGGCGACCCCTGTCTTAAAG CGCTGCTCCAGATGCTGGCAGCTGCCGAGGCGGGACGCGATGTGGCTTATTTCACCTTTGGAGACAGCCAGCTTGTGACAGATGTCCACAGCATGCACTCCTTCCTCACACGGAGGCGCATCACTGTCG gggaggtGTACGACCTGATGATGCAGTATTACAATGACGTATGCAAGACGTGCAGTGTCCAGCAGCCTGACGTCAGCCTCTACTCCTTCATCTACAGACAGGTGGGCTCCTGCTCGTCTGCCCGGTGA
- the LOC144092499 gene encoding poly(ADP-ribose) glycohydrolase isoform X1 produces MNSRTKADMDGLRGVKTKSSQQKIASKQKRTINTLERWLLKPNTSELMLADGPQCPSNHSPDGQHAVSDSDDDDTQPSISQNLDCDALSIHSGSHDRLHGSSLESLDVASSSIGPRCFSRTRITDFFSGASATCSILRKTEKGCKGRGAEEEKDAICLGTPICELRRMPQCGKTLPPLKNVPGLHTVMIRTDLIKHATVPYPSTFEDTWDDVHVKMPFSRKNLFPVQDQESQEFQNKSRWDLIQQSLTKRICCTDELQKAILKYCASSAKKWDFTALHLYCTKVLEPAAAEHLFGCLLPNLVQLALKAPELCTKPIALLKRGVSHSISMSQEQVACLLANAFFCTFPRRNSRRSEYANYPDINFFRLFEGSSSWKTEKLKTLMCYFESIIEQKPTGVVTFTRKSLEYPPDWESSETLLTKLHIGSEGTIEDEGYGMLQVDFANAFVGGGVTSSGLVQEEIRFLINPELIASRLFTEALDHDECLIITGTQQYSKYTGYAQTYKFGGCHHDTTPRDSWQRRCTEIVAIDALPFRNYVEQFLPTRIERELNKAFCGFARPGEHADNLSAVATGNWGCGIFGGDPCLKALLQMLAAAEAGRDVAYFTFGDSQLVTDVHSMHSFLTRRRITVGEVYDLMMQYYNDVCKTCSVQQPDVSLYSFIYRQVGSCSSAR; encoded by the exons ATGAATTCGAGGACAAAGGCAGACATGGATGGCTTGCGAGGTGTCAAGACAAAAAGTTCCCAACAAAAGATTGCCTCTAAGCAGAAACGGACCATCAACACTCTGGAAAGATGGTTACTGAAGCCTAACACATCTGAATTGATGCTTGCAGATGGACCTCAATGTCCCTCAAATCACTCCCCGGACGGTCAACACGCTGTTTCGGACTCCGACGACGACGACACGCAACCTTCGATATCCCAAAACTTGGACTGTGACGCCCTGTCAATCCATTCTGGAAGTCATGACAGGCTTCACGGTAGCAGTTTAGAGAGTCTTGATGTGGCGTCAAGTTCCATCGGCCCAAGGTGCTTCAGCAGAACCAGGATAACAGacttcttttcaggggcttcgGCCACGTGTTCGATTCTACGCAAGACCGAAAAGGGTTGCAAAGGACGGGGCGCGGAGGAGGAAAAGGACGCCATCTGCCTCGGGACGCCGATCTGCGAGCTGAGAAGGATGCCCCAATGCGGCAAAACACTTCCTCCGCTCAAGAACGTTCCTGGTCTTCACACCGTGATGATAAGG ACAGATCTCATTAAGCACGCAACGGTTCCGTATCCTTCCACATTTGAAGATACGTGGGATGATGTCCATGTCAAAATGCCCTTTTCCAGGAAGAATTTATTCCCAGTTCAAGATCAG GAATCACaagaatttcaaaacaaaagtcgTTGGGACTTGATTCAGCAGTCTTTGACGAAAAGAATTTGCTGCACCGACGAGTTGCAG AAAGCAATATTAAAATACTGCGCATCTTCTGCAAAGAAGTGGGACTTTACTGCACTGCATTTGTACTGCACCAAG GTCCTGGAGCCTGCCGCCGCGGAACATCTGTTTGGCTGCCTGCTTCCAAACCTGGTGCAATTAGCACTGAAGGCCCCCGAGCTGTGCACCAAG CCCATAGCGCTCCTCAAGAGGGGCGTCAGCCACTCCATCAGCATGTCGCAGGAGCAGGTGGCCTGCCTGCTGGCCAACGCCTTCTTTTGCACCTTCCCGCGACGCAACTCTCGACGCAGCGAGTACGCCAACTACCCGGACATCAACTTCTTTAG GCTTTTCGAAGGGTCCTCGTCGTGGAAGACCGAGAAGTTGAAAACTctgatgtgttactttgaaagcaTTATCGAGCAGA AGCCTACTGGTGTGGTGACGTTCACACGAAAAAGCTTGGAATATCCTCCGGATTGGGAAAG CTCCGAAACCCTGCTAACAAAGCTGCACATTGGTTCTGAAGGAACCATTGAAGACGAAGGTTATGGAATGCTTCAG GTGGATTTTGCCAACGCGTTCGTGGGAGGAGGCGTCACGAGCTCGGGTCTCGTTCAAGAGGAAATCCGGTTCCTCATTAACCCAGAGCTTATTGCGTCTCGCCTATTTACTGAAGCGCTAGATCATGACGAATGTCTGATCATCACGG GTACACAGCAGTACAGTAAATACACTGGCTACGCACAAACGTACAAATTTGGCGGCTGCCATCACGACACAACTCCAAG agaCAGCTGGCAAAGACGATGCACAGAAATCGTTGCGATTGATGCTCTCCCGTTCAGGAACTACGTGGAGCAGTTTCTTCCAACGAGGATTGAACGGGAGCTCAATAAG GCCTTCTGCGGGTTTGCCCGCCCCGGAGAACACGCCGACAACCTCTCGGCGGTGGCCACGGGAAACTGGGGATGCGGGATTTTCGGAGGCGACCCCTGTCTTAAAG CGCTGCTCCAGATGCTGGCAGCTGCCGAGGCGGGACGCGATGTGGCTTATTTCACCTTTGGAGACAGCCAGCTTGTGACAGATGTCCACAGCATGCACTCCTTCCTCACACGGAGGCGCATCACTGTCG gggaggtGTACGACCTGATGATGCAGTATTACAATGACGTATGCAAGACGTGCAGTGTCCAGCAGCCTGACGTCAGCCTCTACTCCTTCATCTACAGACAGGTGGGCTCCTGCTCGTCTGCCCGGTGA
- the slc18a3b gene encoding putative vesicular acetylcholine transporter-B → MNAEAGSAGLARSAADKLSEMGERTKQLGAAMRDPQRQRRIILVIVCVALLLDNMLYMVIVPIIPDYLAELENEQAEHVHALPHANGTGAAAAGKSGNLDIQIGVLFASKAIIQLLVNPLSGTFIDRVGYDVPLLIGLTVMFLSTCIFAFGENYATLFAARSLQGLGSAFADTSGLAMIADKYTEEAERSRALGIALAFISFGSLVAPPFGGVLYEFAGKRVPFLVLAFVCLVDGFLVLAVIRPFSGGTRPNMPVGTPIYRLMVDPYIAVVAGALTVCNIPLAFLEPTIANWMESTMHATQWQMGLTWLPAFFPHVLGVYITVKLAARHPNLQWFYGALGMVIIGASSCTVPACKSFGQLIAPLCGICFGIALVDTALLPTLAFLVDVRHVSVYGSVYAIADISYSVAYAMGPVVAGQIVHYLGFVQLNLGMGLVNVLYAPALLLLRNVCQMRPSYSERDTLLEEPPQGLYDTIRMEERRAKKKKKKNQNDDYSSAGNRLPVDENGFDAFKGRRSQSEESSGAEFT, encoded by the coding sequence ATGAACGCCGAGGCGGGATCGGCCGGGCTGGCCAGGTCGGCCGCCGACAAGCTGTCGGAGATGGGCGAGCGCACCAAGCAGCTGGGCGCCGCCATGCGGGACCCGCAGCGGCAGCGGCGCATCATCTTGGTCATCGTGTGCGTGGCGCTGCTGCTGGACAACATGCTCTACATGGTCATCGTGCCCATCATCCCGGACTACCTGGCAGAGCTGGAGAACGAGCAGGCGGAGCACGTGCACGCGCTGCCGCACGCCAACGGCacgggcgccgccgccgccggtaAAAGCGGCAACCTGGACATCCAAATCGGCGTCCTGTTCGCCTCCAAGGCCATCATACAGCTGCTGGTCAACCCCCTGAGCGGCACCTTCATCGACCGGGTGGGCTACGACGTGCCGCTCCTCATCGGCCTGACCGTCATGTTCCTCTCCACGTGCATCTTCGCCTTCGGGGAGAACTACGCCACGCTTTTCGCCGCCCGCAGCCTGCAGGGCCTGGGCTCGGCGTTCGCCGACACCTCGGGCCTGGCCATGATCGCCGACAAGTACACGGAGGAGGCGGAGCGCAGCCGGGCGCTGGGCATCGCGCTGGCCTTCATCTCCTTCGGGAGCCTGGTGGCGCCTCCCTTCGGCGGCGTGCTGTACGAGTTCGCCGGCAAGCGCGTTCCCTTCCTGGTGCTGGCCTTCGTGTGCCTGGTGGACGGCTTCCTGGTCCTGGCCGTCATCCGGCCCTTCTCCGGCGGCACCCGTCCGAACATGCCGGTGGGCACGCCCATCTACCGGCTGATGGTGGACCCCTACATCGCGGTGgtggccggcgcgctaaccgtCTGCAACATCCCGCTGGCCTTCCTGGAGCCCACCATCGCTAACTGGATGGAGAGCACCATGCACGCCACGCAGTGGCAGATGGGCCTGACGTGGCTGCCGGCCTTCTTCCCGCACGTCCTGGGCGTGTACATCACCGTCAAGCTGGCGGCGCGCCACCCCAACCTGCAGTGGTTCTACGGCGCCCTGGGCATGGTGATCATCGGCGCCAGCTCCTGCACCGTGCCCGCCTGCAAGAGCTTCGGCCAGCTGATCGCCCCGCTCTGCGGCATCTGCTTCGGCATCGCCCTGGTGGACACGGCGCTGCTGCCCACGCTGGCCTTCCTGGTGGACGTGCGCCACGTCTCCGTCTACGGCAGCGTCTACGCCATCGCCGACATCTCCTACTCGGTGGCCTACGCCATGGGCCCCGTGGTGGCCGGCCAGATCGTGCACTACCTGGGTTTCGTGCAGCTCAACCTGGGCATGGGTTTGGTCAACGTGCTGTACGCGCCGGCGCTGCTCCTGCTGCGCAACGTCTGCCAGATGCGCCCGTCCTACTCGGAGAGGGACACGCTGCTGGAGGAGCCTCCGCAGGGGCTGTACGACACCATCCGCATGGAGGAGAGGCGggccaagaagaaaaagaagaagaaccaGAACGATGACTACAGCTCGGCCGGGAACCGCCTGCCGGTGGACGAGAACGGCTTCGACGCTTTCAAGGGCCGGCGCTCGCAGTCCGAAGAATCGTCCGGTGCCGAGTTCACTTGA